Below is a genomic region from Eupeodes corollae chromosome 1, idEupCoro1.1, whole genome shotgun sequence.
aaataaacaaaaaaaaaaaaaaattgaattttcttcggaggaaaaaaagaaactggcttCGTTGGTCGAAACCAGTGAAGCCATTTGGAAGTTGGAGCAtaggcttcacaaaaataattccgCCGTTGCGAGCCTCTGGAGCAGTATAGCTGCAGAAATGAATAAACCAGGTACTAAGTgctcaataaaatattaataaatagaattccgtatttaaccttttttttattccagtTGAAGATTGCAAGGCAATGTGGCGTTCCTTACGTGATAGCATGCGCTACCACGTCACAAGCTGAAACAAGAGGAAGTCGGGTAGTGAGGCCGATCTTGGCGTTCCAGAAGGCGAGACATTACAGGAAGAATCCCAGGAGATAGACTGGGAATTCGCAAAAAGTATGTCCTTCTTGACGCCTCTGTCGTCGCAAAAAAGAAGAcggaaagaaaaattttaataattttcattttttttgtttgtttgtttatggtttcggtttttaaatgtttcttttataaaaactaattatttgtatatatgtgtGTAAAATGATTGTGGCtatatattcaaaatcaaaaaaaaaaatcaaaattttaatttcagaacAT
It encodes:
- the LOC129953665 gene encoding uncharacterized protein LOC129953665: MDFSEFLQQYISEPETQDVEECIVDVKEVKTSSELQLSKNKQKKKKIEFSSEEKKKLASLVETSEAIWKLEHRLHKNNSAVASLWSSIAAEMNKPVEDCKAMWRSLRDSMRYHVTS